AGGCTTATATCCACCTGGGTGAAATTGCTAAAGCCAGAAAAATCTACCAACAAGTTTTAAAACTGGATCGGCTTAATCCGATTGCTAAGCGCAATCTGGATAAACTAAAAGATTGTAATGGCAATGGCAAAATCCATTCCTCCTCCAGTACCAAAACATATAATTTTATTGAAGAACCAGGAAAAACTAAAGTTGTTAGCCTAGTTCAAATTGGTGAACGTCCTACGCTTTCTATTCTTAATGCTTGTTTGGAATTGGAAATGAAAATCAGAAATCAGTCAATTTGTTTGTACCACGATAAAAAATATGTAGGCCGACTACCGGATAATTTTGGTAGGCGTTTAATTTGGCTTGTCAAACGTGATAATCGCTATGAATTTTTTATTAAATCTATTGACCCCCAAAAAGTCTCGGTTTTTATTAGAGAAACTAAATGTAGTTTAAAAAATAAAAATCACCCTTCTTTTACTGCTCCAGAAAAACAAACTCGAGCTGGAACTGCTAATTAGATTTATTAAAAAATCGCTGCCAAAAATCTTCTCCGATTACAATTTCAATATCAGCTGCTGATCCTTTTGTCTGAACTGGATGTTCATTGATTTTTAGGCCTAAATATTTTGCGATTTTTGCGATTTTATCTTTATTTACTGATTTATTATTGATAAAAAGAACTGATGTTTCTACTGGCTTGTTTTCTTGACGCACTCCTATGACCTCAAAACCAGAATTAGCTACAATTCGCTTTAAAGCCTGTCCTAGTCCAACGTGGTCAGTGCTATTAAAAATTTCCCACCGCAGAGATTGGTTCAGATATTCCGGCTGAGCCAGTTCCCGCAACACCCATTCATCAAGCAGATCGTAATTAATTTGATACACTTTGGAACCATCTGGTAAGGTGGTCAACTGATAAGCTCCGGTTTGGCTCAGATCAACAGTTTTTACCTGATCACTTCGCATATTACGCAGTAGTAACCAAATTCGAAACAAGTCCCAACTACTCAAATTTGTACTAGCTCGTTTAGTTAAAGCTTTAAAAACTAAGTTAGAAAACGTGGAGCTTTGTACCGAGCTAACAATATAACCGTCAGTTAAGCTACCTAAAAAGATCGTCATGGTTTGACTAGTCAATTTCCCGACTGGAATTTTTTCCTGTTTAGCCAATCTGACAATTTTGCTAGCCTGGTAATCAGCAAAACCTTTAGCTACTTGAACCATAGCATTATCTGGAAAGGTAAGTATTAAAACTTCTTCTAACTCCGGATTTATTTTGACATAAGAAAGCGCCTCACCTTGCACTAAACTTAAATTAAGTTGTGATTGGCCATCCCAAACCGAGAAACGTAAATTATTCCATAGTTCAGCTAGACAAAGCACCATGATCACTCCAATCAATACAAAAAAAATAGTTTTATTTTTTTGAAAATAATAACCAGGAGCAGGCAATTTTTTAGAAA
This window of the Candidatus Beckwithbacteria bacterium genome carries:
- a CDS encoding tetratricopeptide repeat protein; its protein translation is MTSNLSAAAIYKALNNEWSEAITLNEQIISEDPKNIDALNRLAQAYIHLGEIAKARKIYQQVLKLDRLNPIAKRNLDKLKDCNGNGKIHSSSSTKTYNFIEEPGKTKVVSLVQIGERPTLSILNACLELEMKIRNQSICLYHDKKYVGRLPDNFGRRLIWLVKRDNRYEFFIKSIDPQKVSVFIRETKCSLKNKNHPSFTAPEKQTRAGTAN
- a CDS encoding LytR C-terminal domain-containing protein, with amino-acid sequence MVKFSARKKRHNFKKTQAIFAKFSKKLPAPGYYFQKNKTIFFVLIGVIMVLCLAELWNNLRFSVWDGQSQLNLSLVQGEALSYVKINPELEEVLILTFPDNAMVQVAKGFADYQASKIVRLAKQEKIPVGKLTSQTMTIFLGSLTDGYIVSSVQSSTFSNLVFKALTKRASTNLSSWDLFRIWLLLRNMRSDQVKTVDLSQTGAYQLTTLPDGSKVYQINYDLLDEWVLRELAQPEYLNQSLRWEIFNSTDHVGLGQALKRIVANSGFEVIGVRQENKPVETSVLFINNKSVNKDKIAKIAKYLGLKINEHPVQTKGSAADIEIVIGEDFWQRFFNKSN